The Thaumasiovibrio subtropicus genome window below encodes:
- a CDS encoding endonuclease V, whose amino-acid sequence MILAIDVQYGEDSAVAAGVVFERWDSTAVTKEVTTPIDTVAPYEPGAFYKRELPCILAVMEAVKLPISMVIVDGFVNLGEEEKPGLGQHLYSYLEGKMPVVGVAKKPFAGTPSKCEVLRGQSSKPLYVTAVGLSLAEAKKGVLTMEGKHRLPTMLKRVDQLCRGLN is encoded by the coding sequence GTGATTTTGGCAATTGACGTGCAATACGGTGAGGATAGCGCCGTCGCAGCGGGGGTAGTCTTTGAGCGTTGGGACAGTACTGCGGTGACCAAGGAAGTAACGACGCCGATTGATACCGTCGCGCCCTATGAACCGGGGGCGTTTTATAAGCGCGAGCTACCCTGTATCTTGGCGGTGATGGAGGCTGTGAAACTGCCGATTTCGATGGTTATCGTTGATGGCTTTGTAAACCTTGGTGAAGAAGAGAAACCCGGTCTCGGCCAACACCTGTATTCCTATTTAGAGGGGAAAATGCCTGTTGTCGGGGTTGCTAAAAAGCCTTTCGCCGGAACGCCTTCGAAATGTGAAGTGTTAAGAGGCCAAAGCAGCAAACCGCTTTATGTGACCGCTGTAGGGCTATCGTTAGCAGAAGCGAAAAAAGGGGTGCTGACGATGGAGGGTAAGCATCGATTACCTACAATGTTAAAACGAGTGGATCAACTTTGCCGAGGACTTAATTAA
- a CDS encoding SDR family oxidoreductase, which translates to METVLITGGSRGIGLALVRQFLIRGYRVVATFRGEHAPEALKTLKNEDQLVLKRLEVTDEASINKLAASLKSLPIDILINNAGILGPVAQTLKDTDKRGWLETLEINTVAPLLVCEALLSNVRLSEHGRIITISSQMGALSRHSTGMYAYRSSKAAVNKVMQVLALELKDENIAVCPVHPGWVKTEMGGEEADITPEESAEGIANFAVKMNMSHSGKFYTWDGFIHEW; encoded by the coding sequence ATGGAAACAGTATTGATTACGGGGGGATCTCGAGGAATTGGTCTCGCGCTAGTTCGACAATTTCTAATCCGCGGCTATCGCGTGGTCGCGACGTTTCGTGGTGAGCATGCCCCAGAAGCACTGAAAACGTTAAAAAACGAAGATCAGTTAGTGTTAAAGCGCTTAGAAGTCACAGACGAGGCGTCTATCAATAAGCTGGCGGCATCGCTGAAATCGTTGCCTATCGATATTTTGATAAATAATGCTGGAATTCTCGGGCCCGTTGCTCAGACGTTGAAGGATACCGATAAACGCGGCTGGCTAGAGACGCTCGAAATCAATACTGTTGCCCCTTTGCTAGTCTGTGAGGCATTGCTATCGAATGTTAGGTTGTCAGAACATGGCCGTATTATTACGATCTCCAGTCAAATGGGGGCACTCAGTCGTCATAGTACGGGGATGTATGCTTACCGTAGTTCTAAGGCCGCGGTAAACAAGGTAATGCAAGTGCTGGCATTAGAGTTGAAAGATGAAAATATTGCTGTTTGTCCTGTGCATCCGGGTTGGGTGAAGACGGAAATGGGCGGTGAGGAAGCGGATATTACCCCTGAAGAGAGCGCAGAAGGGATTGCTAACTTCGCAGTGAAGATGAATATGAGCCATTCCGGTAAGTTCTACACGTGGGACGGTTTTATTCACGAGTGGTAA
- a CDS encoding cupin domain-containing protein, whose translation MTSFFKDLPKDKTVEHFEDLLTADNVRIERIVSYGQTSPEEGWYDQEENEWVMVLSGFGTLQYEDGRHQHLEAGEYAFIPAGKKHKVVATAPAIATIWLAVFFKD comes from the coding sequence ATGACAAGTTTTTTTAAAGATTTGCCCAAGGACAAGACTGTTGAGCATTTTGAAGATCTTTTAACGGCTGACAATGTAAGAATTGAACGTATTGTGTCTTATGGTCAAACGTCGCCTGAGGAAGGTTGGTATGACCAAGAAGAGAATGAGTGGGTGATGGTACTAAGCGGCTTTGGTACCTTGCAGTATGAAGATGGTCGCCACCAACATTTAGAAGCTGGAGAATACGCTTTCATCCCGGCAGGGAAAAAACATAAAGTCGTGGCCACCGCGCCAGCCATTGCGACCATCTGGTTGGCCGTTTTTTTTAAAGATTAA